The DNA sequence CTGCTGGGCCTCGGGGACCATTCCGCGATGGTGATCCGGGTCTCCCAAGCCATTGGCATCGTGGTCGCCGCCAGCTTCCTCATCCGGCTGCTTTTCGCTACCTTCCGGGGAACGATCCATCCCGTCGGCGGCCTCGGGGTGGCCACCTTCGTGCTCGTCATTCTCTTCCCCGTCGTTCACCCCTGGTACATGCTGTGGGCTATCTTGCCGCTGGCCGCATGGGCAAACCGCTCCTTCTTCCGCTTCGCTGTCATGGCCTATTCCGCCACCTTTAGCGTCTTCGTTCTCCCCCGTGGGTTGTCGCTTCCTCCCATGACGGTGTTGAGCATCTATGTGGGTGCTGTGCTGGTGTTCGCGGCTGTTGTTGCGGCCGGGTGGTGGCTGTTGAGGCGCCGCGGAGTGCTTGGCATACACTGATACACCGTGTCTGCAACTTTTGATGGATCTTCGGCGAAGGAGACGGCTCCGGTGGCCTTAGAGCTCAGGGACGTGGTCAAAACTTTTGGCTCCACCACCGCAGTCCAGGGGCTGTCGTTTAACGCTCGCCGCGGGGAGGTTCTCGCGCTGTTGGGACCCAATGGTGCCGGCAAGACCACGACCATCGAAATGTGCGAAGGCTTCACCTCTCCCACGTCCGGCGAAATCAGGGTGTTAGGCATTGATCCGACCCGCCACCCGGACGAGGTCCGCCAGCGCATCGGCATCATGTTGCAAGGCGGTGGCTCCTATTCGGGCATCCGCGTCGCCGAGATGTTGCGCCTGGCCGCGGCCTACAACGAGAACCCGCACGATCCGGAGTGGCTCATCGAGATCCTAGGCCTGGGCGGGGTTCGCACCACCACCTACCGGCGGCTCTCCGGCGGACAGCAACAACGCCTCTCGCTGGCACTGGCGCTCATCGGTCGGCCCGAGTTGGTATTCCTCGACGAGCCCACCGCTGGGTTGGACACCCAGTCCCGCCTCGCCGTGTGGGAGCTCATTGGCGCCTTGCGGGCCGATGGGGTGACCGTCATCTTGACCACACACCTCATGGATGAGGCCGAATCGTTGGCTGATCACATCGTCATCATTGACCGCGGCTGCATTGTCGCCGAGGGTTCCCCCGCTGAGCTCACCGCCGGCGCCGGGGCGACGCGCATGAAATTTGAGACCGATCGCCCCTTCGATGTCACCGCCGTTGGCGGCTTGACTATCGACGCCGTCCGTCCCCTCAACTACCGCGTCCTCGGCGTCCCCACCCCGGAGATGCTGTCCGTGGTGGCCGCCGAAGCGGCCAAGCAGAACGTGCTTATTCGCCGTCTCGACGTCGATCATCGCAACCTAGAGGAAGTCTTCCTCGACATCACCGGCCGAAGCCTGAGGAGCTGACATGTCTGACACCACCAATGCCTCCCGCTTTGCTCCTGGGACCTTCGTGCCTGCCCCCAGGCGGGCGTCGACAAGCGCAATGATCAAGGCGCAGGGACGGATGGAAACCATCCTGTTCCTGCGCCACGGCGAACAACAGCTGCTCAGCATCATCATTCCCCTCGGCATGCTCATCATCGCGGGCAGCATCCCCCTGCTGGGCGAGGACACCGGCGTGTCCGAGATTCTGCCGATGATGCTCGCCATCGCGACAACCAGCTCCGGTTTCACCGGGCAGGCCATTGCGCTGGCTTTTGACCGTCGCTACGGGGCGCTCAAACGAACGGGGGCGTCGGGTGTCTCGGCCAGCATCATCATCGCTGGCAAAGTGATTGCTGTCGCGGTCATGGCCGTGCTCCAGACCGTCCTGCTCGCCGGCACCGCCTTCGTGCTCGGCTGGCGCACCGACCTCACCGGGGCGCTGCTCGGTCTCGTGGTGCTTTTTGCCGGAGTCGCCGCCTTCACGTCGCTCGGCCTGCTCATGGGTGGCACCTTCGGCTCCGAGCTCGTCCTCGCGCTGGCCAACCTCATCTGGGTGATCCTCGTCGGCATTGTCGGTTGGGTCCTTTATTCCCAGGGGTTGCACGACGCAGGCTGGTACACCCTCATTCCCTCCGTGGCGCTTGCTTCGGGCCTCACCCTTGCTTTCGATGGCGCTTTCCCCTGGCGCGAGATCCTCGTCCTCGTTGGCTGGGCCGCGGCTGCGTCGGCTGTCGCCGTCAAATGGTTCCGCTTCTCCGCCTAGTTCATACGTGGGATACGCCACGTC is a window from the Corynebacterium testudinoris genome containing:
- a CDS encoding ABC transporter permease, yielding MSDTTNASRFAPGTFVPAPRRASTSAMIKAQGRMETILFLRHGEQQLLSIIIPLGMLIIAGSIPLLGEDTGVSEILPMMLAIATTSSGFTGQAIALAFDRRYGALKRTGASGVSASIIIAGKVIAVAVMAVLQTVLLAGTAFVLGWRTDLTGALLGLVVLFAGVAAFTSLGLLMGGTFGSELVLALANLIWVILVGIVGWVLYSQGLHDAGWYTLIPSVALASGLTLAFDGAFPWREILVLVGWAAAASAVAVKWFRFSA
- a CDS encoding ABC transporter ATP-binding protein yields the protein MSATFDGSSAKETAPVALELRDVVKTFGSTTAVQGLSFNARRGEVLALLGPNGAGKTTTIEMCEGFTSPTSGEIRVLGIDPTRHPDEVRQRIGIMLQGGGSYSGIRVAEMLRLAAAYNENPHDPEWLIEILGLGGVRTTTYRRLSGGQQQRLSLALALIGRPELVFLDEPTAGLDTQSRLAVWELIGALRADGVTVILTTHLMDEAESLADHIVIIDRGCIVAEGSPAELTAGAGATRMKFETDRPFDVTAVGGLTIDAVRPLNYRVLGVPTPEMLSVVAAEAAKQNVLIRRLDVDHRNLEEVFLDITGRSLRS